One region of Gottschalkia purinilytica genomic DNA includes:
- a CDS encoding YggS family pyridoxal phosphate-dependent enzyme, which yields MKENLSTIRHRINEIAEKQNRKSDDITLIAVTKTIDIDRINEAISLGVTNIGENKVQEIQEKYENIQGQPKLHMIGHLQSNKVKYIIDKVGLIHSLDRMSLAKEIQKRASENDVIAEVLIQVNVAEEESKFGLKVKDVAPFIESILEFENIKIKGLMTIAPYSENPEDIRFVFKELKSLFEEIKERNYKNVDMKYLSMGMTNDYEIALEEGANMIRVGTGIFGKRVY from the coding sequence ATCAAAGAAAATCTATCAACAATAAGACATAGAATAAATGAAATAGCAGAAAAACAAAATAGAAAGTCAGATGATATAACACTAATTGCTGTCACTAAAACTATTGACATAGATAGAATAAATGAAGCAATTAGTTTAGGTGTTACAAATATAGGAGAAAATAAAGTTCAAGAAATACAAGAAAAATATGAGAATATTCAAGGACAGCCTAAGCTTCATATGATAGGACACTTACAAAGTAATAAAGTTAAATATATAATAGATAAAGTTGGATTGATACACTCTTTAGACAGAATGAGTTTAGCAAAAGAAATACAAAAAAGAGCTAGTGAGAATGATGTTATAGCAGAGGTATTAATACAAGTTAATGTAGCTGAAGAAGAAAGTAAATTTGGACTCAAAGTAAAAGATGTAGCTCCATTTATAGAAAGTATACTAGAGTTTGAAAATATAAAAATAAAAGGTTTGATGACTATTGCTCCTTACTCAGAGAATCCAGAAGATATTAGATTTGTGTTTAAAGAATTAAAATCATTGTTTGAAGAAATCAAAGAAAGAAACTATAAAAACGTAGACATGAAATATCTTTCTATGGGAATGACAAATGACTATGAAATCGCGTTAGAAGAAGGAGCTAATATGATACGTGTAGGTACAGGTATATTTGGAAAAAGAGTTTATTAA
- a CDS encoding Rqc2 family fibronectin-binding protein gives MSLDGVVLKSICNELNQLILDGKIDKVYQPENDEVILNIRSKGSNIKLLMSASSNNPRVYVTDSSKSNPANPPMFCMLLRKHIQNGKIIDIEQISMERILKISIQSLNELGDLTTKELIIEIMGKHSNIVLVDKNSNKIIDSIKRVPLSLSSVRQVLPGLEYKLPPSQNKLCPTEINRNDFFNIINRDNKDFKVYKFLYNSFIGLSPLLAREICFISNIDVDKTINSLCDDEKEKLYLGFDKFYTDIKNNNYNPTIVKDSNNYEVISFSCVDLNQFGNLPKIHYDSISVVLEEFYLTRDKVDRIKQKSTDLRKSITTKLERALNKLSKQKQELIEAEKREKFKIYGDLLTANIYQIQKGQVEIDVQNFYSEDLETITIKLDPRLSGSDNAQKYYKKYNKLKSAYELISNQMIKTEEEINYLENILLSLENCIEVNELDEIREELVNEGYLKRSLNKNKKHIKKDTSEPYHFVSSDGYDIFVGKNNKQNDYLTLKFASKEDIWLHTKNIPGSHVIIKSQNKEVPENTIIEAAKLAAYYSKAKMSSNVPVDYTERKYVKKPNGAKPGMVIYDTNSTIYVTPSLDKISKIKKLK, from the coding sequence ATGTCTTTAGATGGTGTAGTATTAAAATCTATTTGTAACGAACTAAATCAACTAATACTAGATGGTAAAATTGATAAAGTATACCAACCTGAAAATGATGAAGTTATCTTAAACATAAGGAGTAAAGGAAGTAATATAAAGTTACTTATGTCAGCTAGTAGTAATAACCCTAGAGTATATGTAACTGATTCCTCTAAATCTAACCCAGCAAATCCCCCTATGTTTTGTATGCTTCTTAGAAAGCACATACAAAATGGAAAAATTATAGATATTGAACAAATATCAATGGAGAGAATCTTAAAGATTAGTATTCAATCTCTTAATGAACTAGGTGATTTAACTACAAAAGAACTTATAATAGAGATTATGGGTAAACATAGTAATATAGTATTAGTGGATAAAAATAGTAATAAAATAATAGATTCTATAAAAAGAGTTCCATTATCGTTAAGTAGTGTAAGACAAGTTTTGCCAGGTCTTGAATATAAGCTTCCTCCTTCTCAAAATAAGTTATGCCCAACAGAAATAAACAGGAATGACTTTTTTAATATCATAAATAGAGATAATAAAGATTTTAAAGTATATAAGTTCTTATATAACAGCTTTATAGGTCTAAGTCCATTACTAGCTAGAGAAATATGCTTTATATCAAATATAGACGTTGACAAAACTATTAATTCTTTATGTGATGATGAAAAAGAAAAGTTATATTTAGGATTTGACAAATTTTATACAGATATTAAAAATAATAACTATAATCCTACAATAGTAAAAGATAGTAATAACTATGAAGTTATATCTTTTTCTTGCGTAGATTTAAATCAATTTGGAAACTTACCTAAAATACATTACGATTCAATAAGTGTAGTACTTGAAGAGTTTTACTTAACTAGAGATAAAGTAGACAGAATAAAACAAAAATCAACTGATTTAAGAAAGTCAATAACTACAAAACTTGAACGTGCTTTAAATAAATTATCAAAACAAAAGCAAGAACTTATTGAAGCAGAAAAAAGAGAAAAGTTCAAAATATATGGTGATTTATTAACTGCCAACATATATCAAATTCAAAAGGGACAAGTGGAAATAGATGTTCAAAACTTTTACAGTGAAGATTTGGAAACAATCACTATCAAACTTGATCCTAGACTTTCTGGATCAGATAATGCACAAAAATATTATAAAAAATATAATAAATTAAAAAGTGCATACGAGCTTATAAGTAACCAAATGATAAAAACTGAAGAAGAAATAAATTATCTTGAAAATATATTATTATCTTTAGAAAATTGTATAGAAGTAAATGAACTAGACGAAATAAGGGAAGAGTTAGTTAATGAAGGTTATTTAAAGAGAAGTTTAAATAAGAATAAAAAGCATATAAAAAAGGATACTTCAGAACCATACCACTTTGTTTCATCAGATGGATATGATATATTCGTTGGAAAAAATAATAAACAAAATGATTATCTAACATTAAAATTTGCTTCTAAAGAAGATATATGGCTTCATACTAAAAATATTCCTGGTTCTCATGTTATTATAAAAAGTCAAAATAAAGAAGTTCCTGAAAATACTATAATAGAAGCTGCCAAATTAGCCGCTTATTATAGTAAAGCTAAAATGTCAAGTAATGTTCCTGTAGATTATACAGAAAGAAAATATGTTAAAAAGCCAAATGGAGCCAAACCAGGTATGGTTATATATGATACTAATAGTACAATATACGTTACTCCTTCTTTGGACAAAATAAGTAAGATAAAAAAGTTAAAATAA
- the lspA gene encoding signal peptidase II, with the protein MIILAFIIVILDQLTKYYAVSHLAGKEPFIIIKDFFQFSYVENRGAAFGILQEQRLFFIMLTLIVILGIIVYTKINKKLSKASKTSLGMILGGAVGNFIDRLRLGYVIDFIDFKFGKVYDFPVFNIADIFIVIGTFLLMYLIITDKYEK; encoded by the coding sequence ATGATCATATTAGCTTTTATAATTGTGATTTTAGATCAATTAACTAAATATTATGCAGTTAGTCACTTGGCAGGAAAAGAACCATTTATAATAATAAAAGATTTTTTCCAATTTAGTTATGTAGAAAATCGTGGAGCAGCATTTGGAATTTTACAGGAACAAAGATTATTTTTTATAATGCTTACTTTAATAGTAATACTAGGAATTATTGTATATACTAAAATTAATAAAAAATTAAGCAAAGCTAGTAAAACTTCTCTAGGTATGATTCTAGGAGGAGCAGTTGGAAACTTTATAGACAGACTAAGATTAGGGTATGTTATAGACTTTATAGATTTTAAATTTGGAAAAGTTTATGATTTTCCAGTTTTCAATATTGCAGATATATTTATTGTAATAGGAACTTTTTTATTGATGTACTTGATAATTACAGATAAATATGAAAAATAG
- a CDS encoding YicC/YloC family endoribonuclease, with the protein MRILVKSMTGFGRGESSDGIRNFSVEIKSINHRYNDIIIKMPKHINYLEEEIKRVIKKKITRGRVELYISLEYIADSNMEVKVNLPLAMSYKKAMESLCNELNLDNNIGIELITKFPDILKTEKREENEDEVWLCLKQAVDESLNQLMIMRQVEGEELVKNIKEKVTTIENLVKEVQTRAPQVVIEHKEKLWNRINELLEEKYEIDESKLANEVAYFADKYGIDEEIVRLYSHINQLLRTLESDEPVGRKLDFLVQEMNREANTIGSKVGDIDITNSVVEIKSELEKIREQIQNIE; encoded by the coding sequence ATGAGAATATTGGTTAAAAGTATGACAGGTTTTGGCAGGGGTGAAAGTAGTGATGGTATAAGGAATTTTTCAGTAGAAATAAAGTCCATTAATCATAGATACAATGATATAATAATAAAGATGCCGAAACATATAAACTATTTAGAAGAAGAAATTAAAAGAGTTATAAAAAAAAAGATAACTAGAGGAAGAGTGGAACTATACATAAGTTTAGAATATATAGCTGATTCTAATATGGAAGTTAAGGTTAATCTGCCTTTAGCTATGTCTTACAAAAAAGCTATGGAAAGTTTATGTAATGAGCTTAATCTAGATAATAATATAGGAATAGAGCTTATAACTAAGTTTCCTGATATATTGAAAACAGAAAAGAGAGAAGAAAATGAAGATGAAGTTTGGTTATGTTTAAAACAAGCTGTTGACGAATCACTTAATCAACTAATGATTATGAGACAAGTGGAAGGTGAAGAGCTTGTTAAAAATATAAAAGAAAAAGTGACTACTATTGAAAATCTAGTAAAAGAAGTACAAACTAGAGCACCACAAGTAGTTATAGAACACAAAGAAAAGTTGTGGAACAGAATAAATGAGCTATTAGAAGAAAAATATGAAATTGATGAAAGCAAGTTAGCTAATGAAGTAGCTTACTTCGCAGATAAATATGGTATAGATGAAGAGATTGTCAGACTCTATAGTCATATTAATCAATTGTTAAGAACATTAGAATCTGATGAACCTGTTGGTAGAAAACTGGACTTTTTAGTTCAAGAAATGAATAGAGAGGCTAACACAATAGGTTCAAAGGTGGGAGACATAGACATTACTAATAGTGTTGTTGAAATTAAAAGCGAGCTAGAAAAAATTAGAGAACAAATACAAAACATTGAATAA
- a CDS encoding DUF5665 domain-containing protein: MSKKDDMEKKLEEIAINLEKTKIHEYVDFISNKKRLIYINFISGIARGFGMAVGFTLLGAIGIYILQKIITWNIPLIGDFIAEIVKIVQNNL; encoded by the coding sequence ATGTCTAAGAAGGATGACATGGAGAAAAAGCTAGAAGAAATAGCTATCAACTTAGAAAAAACAAAAATTCATGAGTATGTTGACTTTATAAGTAATAAAAAGAGACTTATATATATTAACTTTATAAGTGGTATAGCAAGAGGATTTGGAATGGCAGTGGGATTTACATTATTAGGTGCCATAGGAATATACATTTTACAGAAAATAATAACATGGAATATTCCACTTATAGGGGATTTTATAGCTGAAATTGTGAAGATAGTTCAAAACAATTTGTAG
- a CDS encoding YggT family protein: MNILRHSLDLFINVLSWLIIIRGILSFIIDDYYNPIFKIIYQLTEPIIAPFRNLVSRLRIDTGMIDISPLLAIIFLSLIRSII; the protein is encoded by the coding sequence TTGAATATATTAAGGCACTCTCTTGACCTATTTATTAATGTGCTGAGTTGGTTGATAATTATAAGAGGAATTTTATCTTTTATAATAGATGATTATTATAATCCTATTTTTAAGATAATATATCAACTTACAGAACCTATAATTGCTCCTTTCAGGAATTTAGTATCAAGGTTGAGAATAGATACTGGAATGATAGATATTTCACCATTATTGGCCATAATTTTTCTTAGCTTAATTAGGTCAATTATTTAA
- a CDS encoding RNA-binding protein — translation MIIDKVKYIEHIQDKTQHLPMRKIVDKVERVLKYHEVECTDFLDPYQVRLSHSILNRFDVNFYEEGGINSAERKSLVIFPEYMTKDTIEIPIKALKISGNFKFTDLTHRDYLGAILGLGIKREKVGDILIHEDFSQVIVHEDLVDYILYNLKYIGKEPVKIDEIKLDSVIEINQEYKEINITIASPRLDAFISEVCNLSRSKSLLAITQGKVKVNWQPITNSSYKVGEGDTISIRGFGRIKIAKDLGITKKGRDKMTIRILK, via the coding sequence ATGATAATAGATAAAGTAAAATATATAGAACATATACAAGATAAAACTCAACACTTACCAATGAGAAAAATAGTTGATAAAGTAGAACGAGTTTTAAAATATCATGAAGTTGAGTGTACTGATTTCTTAGATCCTTATCAAGTAAGACTATCTCATTCTATTCTAAATAGATTTGATGTAAACTTTTATGAAGAAGGCGGAATAAATAGTGCAGAAAGAAAATCTTTAGTCATATTTCCAGAATATATGACTAAAGATACTATAGAAATACCTATAAAAGCTTTGAAAATTTCAGGAAACTTTAAGTTTACAGACTTAACACATAGAGACTATTTAGGAGCAATACTTGGACTAGGTATAAAAAGAGAAAAAGTTGGAGATATATTAATACATGAGGACTTTAGTCAAGTTATAGTTCACGAAGACTTAGTAGATTATATATTATATAATTTAAAGTATATAGGAAAAGAACCAGTAAAAATTGATGAAATTAAGTTAGATAGTGTTATTGAAATTAATCAAGAATATAAAGAGATAAATATTACGATAGCATCACCTAGACTAGATGCTTTTATAAGTGAAGTATGTAATCTGTCAAGATCCAAAAGTCTTCTGGCTATTACTCAAGGTAAAGTAAAAGTAAATTGGCAACCTATTACTAATTCTTCCTATAAGGTAGGCGAAGGAGATACAATATCTATAAGAGGATTTGGTAGAATAAAAATAGCCAAAGATTTAGGTATAACAAAAAAAGGCAGAGATAAGATGACTATTAGAATTTTAAAATGA
- a CDS encoding TraR/DksA C4-type zinc finger protein encodes MDKEKLEYFRKLLLKEKLEVLKTLNLMDRNGSNDPMVEYSSELSMYDNHPADIGTEMYMMGQNMNLRNNENMTLQKIDYAMERIEKGTYGECEICGKSIESDRLEILPYASNCIRCQEETSLLQSDSEFRPAEEHALKYPFGRTFKDEDKSQNEFDGEDSWQSVAKFNKVEKDPSFGTGDYLGVFDDYEQGIVQEVEKISQDYYDDQL; translated from the coding sequence ATGGACAAAGAGAAGTTAGAATATTTCAGAAAACTTCTACTAAAAGAAAAATTAGAAGTACTCAAAACATTAAATCTTATGGATCGAAATGGAAGTAATGATCCTATGGTAGAGTATAGTAGTGAATTATCTATGTATGATAATCATCCTGCAGATATAGGTACTGAAATGTATATGATGGGACAAAATATGAATCTCAGAAATAACGAAAATATGACTTTACAAAAAATAGATTATGCTATGGAAAGAATAGAAAAAGGAACCTATGGTGAGTGTGAAATTTGTGGAAAGAGTATAGAATCTGATAGATTAGAAATACTTCCTTATGCATCTAATTGTATTAGATGTCAAGAGGAAACAAGTTTATTGCAAAGTGATAGTGAATTTCGTCCTGCAGAAGAGCACGCTTTAAAATATCCATTTGGAAGAACATTTAAAGATGAAGATAAGAGCCAAAATGAGTTTGATGGAGAAGATAGTTGGCAGTCAGTTGCTAAATTTAATAAAGTAGAAAAAGATCCATCTTTTGGAACAGGGGATTATTTAGGAGTTTTTGATGACTATGAGCAGGGAATCGTACAAGAAGTAGAGAAAATATCACAAGATTATTATGACGATCAATTATAA
- a CDS encoding uracil-xanthine permease family protein, with protein MLKNETIEKANLSTTENISNIGKKTILGIQHVIAMFGATVLVPMLTGLNPSVALFTAGIGTLIFHMCTKKKVPVFVGSSFAFITAIQLVSKQYGDLAYAQGGVIVAGGLYLLLASLVMVFGVDKVKSFFPPVVTGPMIVVIGLTLSPTALEMASSNWLVAFIVVATVAIISIFAKGFLKVIPILIGVIVGYILSVILGLVDFTPIAKATFFSVPQFTLPKFSLGAIAVIAPVVLATFMEHIGDITTNGAVVGKNFFEDPGLHRTLMGDGLATMFAGLVGGPANTTYGENTSVLAVTKVYDPSILRIAACIAVIMGFIGKFGAVLQTIPTPVMGGVSIILFSMITSVGIRTISNAKIDYSDNRNLIISGIILVAGIGTEFLKMNPDFKGAVGIQLGNGAQIAGLSLAALIGVIINKVLPETKKEA; from the coding sequence ATGCTCAAAAACGAAACTATAGAAAAAGCTAATTTAAGTACAACTGAAAACATATCAAATATAGGTAAAAAAACGATATTAGGTATTCAACATGTTATCGCAATGTTTGGAGCTACAGTATTAGTACCTATGTTAACAGGGTTAAATCCTTCGGTTGCACTATTTACTGCAGGGATAGGAACTTTAATATTTCATATGTGTACTAAAAAGAAAGTACCAGTTTTCGTAGGATCAAGTTTTGCTTTTATAACAGCTATTCAATTAGTCAGTAAACAATATGGAGACTTGGCTTATGCACAAGGTGGAGTGATAGTAGCAGGTGGACTATACTTACTTCTTGCTTCATTAGTAATGGTATTTGGAGTTGACAAAGTAAAAAGCTTTTTCCCACCTGTAGTAACAGGACCTATGATAGTAGTTATAGGACTTACACTAAGCCCAACAGCTTTAGAAATGGCATCATCAAATTGGTTAGTTGCATTTATAGTAGTAGCCACTGTTGCTATAATATCAATATTCGCAAAAGGGTTTCTAAAAGTTATACCTATATTAATAGGGGTAATAGTAGGTTACATCTTATCTGTAATATTAGGGTTAGTAGATTTTACACCTATAGCTAAAGCAACTTTCTTTAGCGTACCACAATTTACTTTACCAAAGTTTAGCCTAGGGGCTATAGCAGTAATAGCACCTGTTGTTTTAGCAACATTCATGGAACATATTGGAGACATAACAACAAATGGAGCAGTTGTTGGTAAAAACTTCTTTGAAGATCCAGGACTTCATAGAACATTAATGGGAGACGGTTTGGCAACTATGTTTGCTGGACTAGTAGGAGGACCTGCAAACACAACTTATGGCGAAAATACTAGTGTTCTTGCAGTTACAAAAGTATATGATCCAAGTATATTAAGAATAGCAGCTTGTATAGCTGTAATAATGGGATTCATAGGTAAATTTGGGGCAGTGTTACAAACTATACCGACTCCAGTAATGGGTGGAGTAAGTATCATATTATTTAGTATGATTACAAGCGTTGGTATAAGAACTATATCTAATGCTAAAATAGATTACTCAGATAATAGAAATTTAATTATATCAGGAATAATATTAGTTGCTGGGATAGGCACTGAGTTTCTAAAGATGAACCCAGATTTCAAAGGAGCAGTAGGAATACAACTTGGAAATGGTGCACAAATAGCTGGACTAAGCCTAGCAGCATTAATTGGAGTTATTATTAATAAAGTTCTTCCAGAAACGAAAAAAGAGGCGTAA
- the gmk gene encoding guanylate kinase — MEKGLLLVVSGPSGAGKGTICKRLLSENKNIKLSISATTRSPRAGEVDGVNYFFLDKKDFEEKIKKNEFLEYAEVYGNYYGTPKQYVLEQLNSGKDVLLEIDIQGALNIKEIYPDGVFVFILPPSMEELKSRIVKRGTETKESLTRRFESAYEEIKFAFKYDYAVVNDEVDLAVNKIQSIISAEKYRVHRQKDTIDGI; from the coding sequence ATGGAAAAAGGATTACTTTTAGTGGTTTCAGGTCCTTCAGGCGCAGGAAAAGGTACTATATGTAAAAGATTATTGAGTGAAAATAAAAATATAAAATTGTCAATATCGGCAACTACTAGAAGTCCTAGAGCAGGAGAAGTAGATGGTGTTAACTATTTTTTCTTAGATAAGAAAGACTTTGAAGAAAAGATAAAGAAAAATGAATTTTTAGAATATGCAGAAGTTTATGGGAATTATTATGGAACTCCGAAGCAATATGTTTTAGAACAATTAAATAGTGGAAAAGATGTATTATTAGAGATAGATATTCAAGGGGCACTTAATATAAAAGAAATATATCCTGATGGAGTATTTGTATTTATATTACCTCCATCAATGGAAGAACTTAAAAGCAGAATCGTTAAAAGAGGAACAGAAACAAAAGAGTCTTTAACAAGAAGATTTGAAAGTGCTTATGAAGAGATAAAATTTGCATTCAAATATGACTATGCAGTAGTTAATGATGAAGTAGATTTAGCAGTGAACAAAATACAATCTATAATTTCAGCAGAAAAATATAGAGTTCATAGACAAAAAGATACTATAGATGGAATTTAA
- the remA gene encoding extracellular matrix/biofilm regulator RemA yields MGIKLINIGFGNIVSANRIVAIVSPESAPIKRIIQEARDRGMLIDATYGRRTRAVVITDSDHIILSAVQPETVAHRLNNKDHNTEIE; encoded by the coding sequence ATGGGGATTAAACTTATAAATATTGGATTTGGAAATATAGTTTCAGCAAATAGGATTGTAGCAATAGTGAGTCCTGAGTCAGCACCTATTAAAAGGATTATACAAGAAGCAAGAGATAGAGGAATGCTTATAGATGCTACTTATGGAAGAAGAACTAGAGCTGTAGTTATAACAGATAGTGATCATATAATATTATCAGCAGTACAACCTGAAACTGTAGCACATAGACTTAACAACAAGGATCATAATACAGAAATAGAGTAA
- a CDS encoding RluA family pseudouridine synthase, with protein MEFVEIIVDEEDDKERIDSYLAQELSEGSRSFIQKLIKDELVKVNGKKIKPKYIVKEGDHITINFPEPKSLEISPENIPIDIVYEDEDVAVVNKPQGMVVHPAPGNYNGTLVNALLYHLNSLSTINGIIRPGIVHRIDKDTSGLLMIAKNDLAHSDLSLQLKEHTINRRYQALVEGVIKEEKGTINAPIGRHNIERKKMTVTDKNSKEAITHFSVIERFEKNTLIEAKLETGRTHQIRVHMSFINHPIVGDPVYGYKSQRFNLNGQLLHAKTIGFVHPRTKEYMEFTSELPKYFIDILNRIRK; from the coding sequence ATGGAATTTGTGGAGATAATCGTAGATGAGGAAGATGATAAAGAAAGAATTGACTCATATTTAGCACAGGAGTTAAGTGAAGGATCGAGATCTTTTATACAAAAATTGATTAAAGATGAACTAGTCAAGGTTAATGGAAAAAAAATAAAACCTAAATACATAGTTAAAGAAGGTGACCATATAACCATAAATTTTCCAGAACCAAAATCTTTAGAAATTAGTCCAGAAAATATACCTATAGATATAGTATATGAAGATGAAGACGTTGCAGTAGTAAATAAGCCTCAAGGTATGGTAGTTCATCCTGCACCAGGAAATTATAATGGGACTTTAGTCAATGCATTACTATATCATTTAAATAGTTTATCTACTATAAATGGTATAATAAGACCAGGAATAGTACATAGAATAGATAAAGATACATCTGGATTATTAATGATAGCTAAAAATGATCTTGCACATTCTGATTTATCTTTACAACTCAAAGAACATACAATTAATAGAAGATATCAAGCATTAGTGGAAGGTGTAATAAAAGAAGAAAAAGGAACTATAAATGCTCCTATAGGAAGACATAATATTGAAAGAAAAAAAATGACTGTAACTGATAAAAATAGTAAAGAGGCAATTACGCATTTTTCTGTAATAGAAAGATTTGAAAAAAACACTTTAATAGAAGCAAAACTAGAAACTGGAAGAACACATCAAATAAGAGTTCACATGTCATTTATTAATCATCCTATAGTAGGAGATCCTGTTTATGGGTATAAAAGTCAAAGATTTAATTTAAACGGACAACTCCTTCATGCAAAGACTATAGGATTTGTTCATCCTCGTACTAAAGAATATATGGAGTTTACATCAGAACTTCCTAAATATTTCATTGATATTTTGAATAGAATAAGGAAATAA
- a CDS encoding cell division protein SepF: MSKIIDKMKYIIGLDDFEEEEEQEAEDFEELEIPLKKEVNKGSKVVSIHTHTNSNIKLVVYEPEKFEEVTKMVEDLKIRKLIVLNLEEIEAEIKKQIFNFINGAVYALEGNIKKVSKDIFVVAPSNVEIDAKLKEELKNKGLFPWQK, from the coding sequence GTGAGTAAAATAATTGATAAAATGAAGTACATCATAGGATTGGATGACTTTGAAGAAGAGGAAGAACAAGAAGCAGAAGATTTTGAAGAATTAGAAATTCCTCTTAAGAAAGAAGTTAATAAAGGAAGTAAAGTAGTAAGTATACACACTCATACAAATAGCAATATAAAACTAGTAGTATATGAACCAGAAAAGTTTGAAGAAGTAACAAAAATGGTAGAAGATTTAAAGATAAGAAAGCTCATAGTTTTAAACTTAGAAGAAATAGAAGCAGAAATTAAAAAGCAGATATTTAACTTTATTAATGGAGCTGTTTATGCTTTGGAAGGTAATATAAAAAAAGTATCAAAGGATATATTTGTAGTAGCTCCTAGTAATGTTGAAATTGATGCTAAGTTGAAAGAAGAGTTAAAGAATAAAGGCTTATTTCCATGGCAGAAGTAG
- the pyrR gene encoding bifunctional pyr operon transcriptional regulator/uracil phosphoribosyltransferase PyrR: protein MKTKAIIMDESTMSRSINRLAHEILEKNRGTEDLVLVGIKTRGIPFANRLADKINQIEGKQIPVLILDITLYRDDLSQIDDKPVINEEFNNDITDKTVVLVDDVLYTGRTVRAALDALVDKGRPKKVQLAVLIDRGHRELPIRPDFVGKNVPTSLEEIVNVKFEEIDGSNQVVIQKHE, encoded by the coding sequence ATGAAAACAAAAGCTATTATAATGGATGAAAGTACAATGAGTAGATCTATAAATAGACTAGCTCATGAAATACTAGAAAAAAATAGAGGTACAGAAGATTTAGTATTGGTAGGAATTAAAACAAGAGGAATACCTTTTGCAAATAGATTAGCAGATAAAATAAATCAAATAGAAGGAAAGCAAATTCCAGTTTTAATTTTAGACATTACTCTATATAGAGATGATTTATCTCAAATAGATGATAAACCAGTAATAAATGAAGAATTTAACAACGATATTACAGACAAAACTGTAGTATTAGTAGATGATGTTTTGTACACAGGAAGAACTGTAAGAGCTGCACTTGATGCATTAGTTGATAAAGGCAGACCAAAAAAAGTTCAACTAGCTGTTTTGATAGATAGAGGACATAGAGAACTACCTATAAGACCTGATTTTGTTGGAAAAAATGTTCCTACTTCTTTAGAAGAAATAGTGAACGTGAAGTTTGAAGAGATCGATGGATCTAACCAAGTAGTAATACAAAAACATGAATAA
- a CDS encoding DivIVA domain-containing protein, which yields MLTPLDIQNKEFSKGLRGYREAEVDSFLDEIILDYEKIYKENVELKDKISMLNDQVKHYSSLEQTLQKTLVVAQSAAEEVTANAKHKADLIVREAEENAKKVIDNSQNEVLRIKNEYEVIRKDMMLFKTRFKTLLKSQIESIDSYVEDGDIPKAVLDEKNEENEALIQHT from the coding sequence ATGCTTACGCCACTTGACATTCAAAACAAAGAATTTAGTAAAGGATTAAGGGGCTATAGAGAAGCTGAGGTCGATAGTTTTTTAGATGAAATAATATTAGACTATGAAAAAATATATAAAGAAAATGTAGAATTAAAAGATAAAATTTCTATGCTTAATGATCAAGTGAAGCATTATAGTTCTTTAGAACAAACTTTACAAAAAACACTTGTTGTAGCCCAAAGTGCAGCTGAAGAAGTAACAGCTAATGCAAAACACAAAGCTGATCTTATTGTGAGAGAAGCAGAAGAAAATGCTAAGAAAGTAATAGATAATTCGCAAAATGAAGTTTTAAGAATAAAGAATGAGTATGAAGTAATAAGAAAAGATATGATGCTTTTCAAGACTAGATTTAAAACTTTATTAAAATCACAAATAGAATCCATAGATAGCTATGTTGAAGATGGTGATATTCCTAAAGCAGTTCTTGATGAAAAAAATGAAGAGAACGAAGCTTTGATACAGCATACTTAG